One Luteibacter sp. 9135 DNA segment encodes these proteins:
- a CDS encoding DUF2244 domain-containing protein has product MIVLRPNAVGGPRVLWLRPNRALDRRGLRRVVVGLAALALATASLGAWQGNVFAPVFALAESFVVGFALGAAWRAGGKGERIVVGADTLEVRAVPGRRVVRFQTHWVRVGLASGNGRQRLLLASHGNELEIGAFLGEEERVEVSRKLMVLLSEVSGQTRR; this is encoded by the coding sequence ATGATCGTGCTTCGACCGAATGCCGTGGGCGGGCCGCGCGTGTTGTGGCTCCGGCCCAACCGGGCGCTGGACCGGCGCGGTCTTCGGCGGGTCGTGGTGGGCCTGGCGGCCCTGGCGCTGGCAACGGCGTCGCTCGGCGCGTGGCAAGGGAATGTGTTCGCCCCCGTGTTCGCCCTGGCGGAGTCGTTCGTCGTCGGGTTCGCGCTTGGCGCAGCCTGGCGGGCCGGCGGCAAGGGCGAGCGCATCGTGGTGGGGGCCGACACGCTCGAAGTGCGTGCGGTGCCGGGTCGTCGGGTCGTCCGTTTCCAGACACACTGGGTACGGGTAGGGTTGGCTTCGGGAAACGGGCGGCAGCGCCTGTTGCTCGCGTCACATGGGAACGAGCTCGAAATCGGCGCCTTCCTGGGGGAAGAGGAAAGGGTCGAGGTGTCCAGGAAACTCATGGTGCTGCTGTCCGAAGTCTCAGGCCAGACGCGCAGGTAG
- the coxB gene encoding cytochrome c oxidase subunit II, giving the protein MTSGGIGRWKAACVASALALFGGAAWANPEPNQLNMTKGVSEWSPYAMHMVALWVCVVIGIIVFGAMFVAMFRFRKSRGAVAEKWSHSTRLEIVWTVIPVIILVFLANLATGGLTSFADTTGAEMTIKVTGYQWKWRYDYVDYKGKGVDKVGFMSKLEETSDRTRQLRSNLDPGKIQVDGYQTYLLDVDKPLVVPVHTKIRFIIVGGDVIHSWWVPALGWKMDAIPGIANAAWTNIKEPGVYRGQCAELCGQDHGFMPIVVKAVPKAEFEQWLATQEDEARVRKAAATAQNAPAPVPQG; this is encoded by the coding sequence ATGACATCTGGCGGCATCGGACGATGGAAGGCGGCGTGCGTGGCTAGTGCCCTCGCCCTGTTCGGCGGGGCGGCATGGGCCAACCCGGAACCGAACCAGCTCAACATGACCAAGGGGGTCAGCGAGTGGTCGCCCTATGCCATGCACATGGTGGCCCTGTGGGTCTGCGTGGTCATCGGCATCATCGTCTTCGGCGCGATGTTCGTGGCGATGTTCCGCTTCCGCAAGTCGCGCGGTGCCGTGGCCGAGAAGTGGTCGCACAGCACCCGGCTGGAGATCGTCTGGACGGTCATCCCCGTCATCATCTTGGTCTTCCTGGCCAACCTGGCCACGGGGGGCCTGACCTCGTTCGCCGACACCACCGGCGCCGAGATGACCATCAAGGTCACCGGTTACCAGTGGAAGTGGCGCTACGACTACGTCGACTACAAGGGCAAAGGGGTGGACAAGGTCGGCTTCATGTCCAAGCTGGAAGAAACCTCGGACCGTACCCGCCAGCTTCGTTCCAACCTCGACCCGGGCAAGATCCAGGTCGACGGCTACCAGACCTACCTGCTCGACGTGGACAAGCCGCTGGTGGTCCCCGTGCACACCAAGATCCGCTTCATCATCGTCGGCGGCGACGTCATCCACTCCTGGTGGGTGCCGGCGCTGGGCTGGAAGATGGACGCCATTCCGGGCATCGCCAACGCCGCCTGGACCAACATCAAGGAGCCGGGTGTGTACCGCGGCCAGTGCGCCGAACTGTGCGGCCAGGACCACGGCTTCATGCCGATCGTGGTCAAGGCCGTGCCCAAGGCGGAATTCGAACAGTGGCTGGCGACACAGGAAGACGAGGCACGGGTCCGCAAGGCCGCCGCGACCGCCCAGAACGCCCCCGCCCCGGTCCCCCAGGGTTAA